AAACGGGGTGTCAGCCCGGTTTTACCGAAAAAACTGGCGGTCCTGTCCTTGCCCCCCAGGCGTGGGCAGAGCTCGGGCCGTTTGGGTGCTTTCccagggggctggtgctggggggggtgaGCCGGGCAGGATCCGTCCCTGCCCACCACGCCTGCCCCTTTCCTGGGGGGGGCCGGGCTCGGCGCAgtcagggatggtgacccccagccccacagaggaGGGAGCTGGTTTGGAGCGGGGGGGGAGGCCGGGCTGAGGATCTGGGGCCCTGGCATGAGGCTCGGGTGCCTGCTGGGGGTCCTGCGATGGTGCTGATGCTCCCCCCGCTCCGCCTCGCAGTGGAGCGCCGGCGCAGGGACAAGATCAACAACTGGATCGTGCAGCTCTCCAAGATCATCCCCGACTGCTCCATGGAGAACACCAAGTCGGGACAGGTAGGTGAcccctggggggctgcggggctcgggAGAGGCTCGAGGGGTGCCAGTGCCCCCTGGCCTCACCTGCCTGCCGCGTTCCCCCGCCCAGAGCAAGGGTGGGATCCTCTCCAAAGCCTGCGACTACATCCAGGAGCTGCGGCAGAGCAACCACCGCCTCtctgaggagctgcagggccTCGACCAGCTCCAGATGGACAACGAGGTGTTGCGGCAGCAGGTGAGGCGTGGGGGGGGGGCCCTtcgggggtgctggggggtttCTGTGCTCGCCCTTGTCCCCCCAGCACCTGTGTCCTGCGTCAGGTGGAGGATCTGAAGAACAAGAACCTGATCCTGCGGGCGCAGCTCCGCCAGCACGGCGTGGAGATAGTCATCAAGAATGATAGCCACTGACGGGGACGGCGGGGATGGGGCCtggcggggggccgggggtcACCCCCCCTACGCCTAACCCCCCCTGCCTAACCCCCCCGGCAGCGAGCACCTCCCCGGCGTGACATGAGGACCCTCCCATTTGGTTtgtgccccccgccccgtccccaccaccacctctcccATCCCAACCCTTTGCCCCCACCCCGTGTCCCTGGGGGTCCCCGTGCTCCCCCTGGTCCCGTCCcctgtcgtccccccccccgcgcTTCGTGCACACGCTCTCGGCCAGGCGGgcgccggccccgctgcccccccagcactgcctcagTCTCCTGGCCCCCCCACCTGCGCCCACGACGCCCCCTGCTCCCACGGGGCCCACCCTCCCCGGGGGACTGTcccctcgggggggggggctgtggcgACTCTTGCCCCTCCCTGCCGGCCTCGGGCACCCgctgggggtgcggggggtcctggggtgctgtggcccccccctccctgcccgctGTGGCTGGCCCGGCCTAGTGGggccagacttttttttaaaactatgacTTTAAAAAGcgaaaataaataaaaatagtgatttgtttttccaggtCCTACAATTTattccccctcctttcccccactCCAGCACCCCAGGCCCCCCCCAGGCGTTGTGGGGGCTCCCAGCAACCCCGAATCTgtccttttccccccccccagccaccttGCAGCACCCATGGGACCCTCTGCCATGGGGCCGGGGGCACCCAGAGACCTCCGCCCCCCCTATTCCCggctgagccccccacccctgggATGGGACTTCGTGTCCCAGCGGTGTCACTGGCATGATGTCACCGTGCTGTGATGTCGTGGTGTGACAGCGCGGTGCCACGATGGCTCCGTGGGAGCAGGGGAGCGTGGGGGGTGCGGAGGTGCGCTGGGAACACTGGGGGCGTGCTGGGAGCCCGTCGGGGCCGGAGGAGGCCGCGGGTCCCGTCGCTATGGCAGCGCCCGGGCCCCGCCCGAGGGCCGCAGAGCGCGCCCATTGGCCAGAAGTTAAAGTGCTTTCCCTGATTGGCCGGTGCGCCTCGCTTGCTCCGCACCTGTCGCGCGCGCGGCCCCTTCGCCTCAGCCAATCGAGGCGGCGTTGCGGGGCCGAGCCGGCCAGTCGCTGGAGCGGGCCGGGCCCTTTGGCCGAGTTGACAGGCGGCGCGGCCaatggggcaggggcaggggcggTGTTGCCCAGCACCTGGCGGAGGGGCGGTCCCGGGTTGGCCCAGCCCCCGTGGGCGGGCCGGGTGGGCGGGGCCCACCTGGGCGGGGCGGGGCCACACCTGGGCCGGGCGGGGCGCGCagtgcggcggcggcggcggtcatggcgggagcggcgcggcgggacgGCCCCGGGCCCCGGGCCCCGGTCCTGCTGGTGCTCGGTGCGGCGGCCGGTGAGTgcccgggggggcgggcgggcggccaCGAGGTGCCTGGACAACGGGGCAGTGGCGGTACCGGGGGGCCGCGGGTCGCTCTGGGGGCGCCGGGGCGGTGGCGGTACCGGGGGGCCGCGGGTCGGTGTCCGGAGACGGCGGTGGGCTGCCTGGAAAGGGTCCCGGTACCGGGCGGTGGCAGCCCCGGAGCCAGCGCCGTGTGTCCCGCTTTGTtcccgggcggggggcaggtCACGGAGGGGCCCCGGTGCCGCCGTACGCCGCGATAACGGGCTATTAATAACACGGCCGTGCCCGCCCGTCTCCCGCGGGACCTCtcgccccggggcggcgggggggggggccgtTAGAGCCCggagccgccgctgccccgTTATTTACGGTTCGTGGTTGATTTTATGGGTGCACAAGTTTTTCACCACCCGGGTCACCCCACCGGGGAGGGGTCGCCGGCCCCGAGACCCCCCAAAGGCCCCCGTGGCCGTGACGCCCGGCTGAGCCCGATGGGCGGGCAGGAGCTGGCCCCTGCTTTTGGCCAGACGTGGGGCAAGAGCTGTGCTGGTGTCACCGGCTCCATCCTGGCACCTCTGTTCCCACCGACCCATCATCGCTTGTCCCCGACACCTGGTAatttgggagggggggggcttCAGGGTACCGGCGGCTCGGCGGGGCCAGGGGTACGGATGCAGCCGCTTCCCGGAAACCCGCTGTGGGAAAACATCCCGGCCGAGGGCTGACGGCTTTCCCTGTGTCACGGGCTCCGGTGAACCCCCGCCGGCGGTGGTGGGGTGTCCCGGCCCCACTCCCCACAGGGCAGGCATCGGGAcatgccccccgccccaggtTAAGGAGCAGCCGGGGTCACCGACGGCCGAAGTTACAGGGTTCATCATCGCAGGCTCACGGGCTGGGCTGGCGGTGGCCTTCCTGTCGGCCCTGACGTCCCTCCATTGTGCTGGAACAATCCTGGCGTGGGCTGGGGTTAACCCCGTCCCAGCTGATTCGGACCTGGAGCTGGCAGCGCCCGTGTCCTGGCGGCAGCACCCACCCCGGCAGCCTGTCCGGCCCCCCCCGAGCACCCCCACGATGATCTCACGAAGCTGCTGGGATGGCACCTTTCCGCTGTTTCTGCCCCAAATCCGCCCAGACACCCCCCAGatccttttcccctccttgctgCGCTGTGGTACGGTCCGTGGCGCGGCCGTGCGGGGGTCCGATGGCATTCCCGGCTAGCGCTGTGCCACCAGGAGTGGTGCCCGGCCCCGCGCTGGGAAGCGCCCTTTGCCCGCGGACACCAGATGCCCCGTTCCCCCGCCGTTTTCCCTCCAAAATCGCTATTTCTGCCCCTACCCACCCAGGTTTCGCTTGGCAGCGGTTTGCGGTGCAAAGGTGCAGGTGGGTTGGGGACAAGGCCGTGCCACTTCCCGGTCGCCTTCCCCCGTGACGTGACTCACCGGCCGGCGTCACCGCCTTCCCCAGCCCAGAACTGGGAGCCGGGGTGGCCAGGCTGGGAAGCGCCGGCTTTGAGCGGCCTTGAGGACAAGGGATGTGGCCAGTGGCTGGGACCAGCCCCCCGACCGACAGCACCAGCCCGTGCTGCCGCTGCCACGGCCTGGCAGTGGTGACAGCTGCCGGGAAGGGCAGGAGACACGCGTGTGTGGGCTGTGACGGGGCATGTGCGGAGAAGCGGgggtgtctctgtgtgtgtgcgcagAGGGCAGGGAGTTGCGAAACGTCCTGGCCAGTTTCCTGCGAAACCAGGCAGAAaccgggcagggcaggaggtgaCGTGACAGCACAAGCAGCACCGGGAGCAGGCAGGACAAGATTTTCCGGCTCCCAGGGCTGTGACACGCCGGGCAGCACAGCACAACATGCCATCACCCCTGCCAGGGGAACGTCACCGCTGCCTTGGGGCTCCTGGTGACCTCCCTGACCCAGCCACAGCTTCCCCTGCTTCCTTCTATGCCATCGCCGGGGCCCCTCTGGATTTCTTAATGGTGTCCTTTCCCCCCTGCAGTGTCCCTGGTCGGAGCCCAGGTCACCTCTGAGACCAGAGAAGTGCCTGAACACAAGCGTGAGTGCCCAGCTCgggccccagcacccccagctcgCTGACGGTCCCCCCTGCCCCGATATACCAGTGGGCCATGGCCAAGCTGCGGCCCCTGGCACCTCAGCACTGCAAATGGGCTTCACCCCGGGGTCCCCGGACTCCTGGGGAGCACAGCGCCTGAGGCCGGGGGTGGATTTCCCGTGTGGGGCTGGACCAGGGAGGGTTTGGGGCTTCCCGGATTGCCGCCCACGGTGGGACGCAAGCGTGCTGCTGCTCCAGCGCGCCGGCATGCGCCCACGGTGCCGCTCTCCCCCGGCAGCTGCTGACATCCCCTGCTCAGCGTATCGGTTCGGCTTGAGCAACCCCCGCATCGAGTGGAAGTTCCAGAAGGGCTCCTCGCTGGTGCTTTTCTACTATGGGGGGGAGCTGACAGGTATGTCCCCGGGGACCCCCTGGTGTGCGGCATCCCACCCATCGGTCCGTCTGTCGGGGCCGGTTCCCAGCCCCGTCTCCGCTTTCTTGGCAGACTCGTACAAGAACCGGGTCCAGTTCTCGCCCAACGTCATCCACTTCAGCACGGTGACGCGGGAGGACACAGGGAAGTACATCTGCGAGGTGGTGGGGAGCGGCAACCAGATCGCCAAGTCGGAGGTGAACCTCATCGTCCAAGGTGCGGCCgccccctgagccccctgccctccctggccCCCGTGTGGCTTGGCTGCCCCAGGACCCGTTTCTCGTCCCCGTAGCTGAgcccatccctgtccctgccatCACGTGGGGACAGCCAGCCACGGGGAGGATGCTGGCACCGCTGTGCCGTGCCCTGACGCCATGCTCTCCTGCAGTGCCGCCTGCCAAGCCGGTGGCCCATGTCCCCACCTCGGCCACCATCGGCAGCAAGGCCGTGCTGCGCTGTACCGAGACGGATGGCTCGCCGCCCCCCACCTTCCGCTGGTACAAGGACAGCATGCTGATGCCtcccaaccccaaaaccagccCGACCTTCAGGAACTCCTCCTATACCCTGGACCCCGCCACGGGGGAGCTGGTGAGTGCCGGGTGCTTCAGATGTGGGGACCTGCagccttcccccacccctcactCATCTCTCTGCTACCATCCAGACCTTTGAGCCTCTCAGTGGCTTCGATACCGGCGACTACTACTGTGAGGCAACGAACAACGTGGGATCCCCGCAGAAATCGGCCGTTGTCCACATGGAAGCCAGtaaggaacagcagcagagaccaGTGCCATGGGTGTCCCCCCATCTGGCCCCAGTGTGGGGCTTTTTCGAGCTCCGCTTGGGCTGCTTCTGGCACAGGTCATGCTCTGGGGGGTGCCAGTGCAGGGCGATGCTGCCCTTCCAGGTTCAAAGACATTAATTAGCTGTGACGTTAATGATGCTGCTGTAGCCTCCCACAGCCCGGGGTTAAAGAAGCCCTCGGAGCGAcgctggggggtggggagggggaaagccGCCCTTGGGGTGTGTAAAACCCGACCAGGCAGCCCGATCCCCCTCTGAACCAGATCCAGCTTTGCTGCGGCCCCACTTGGagcagaggctgggctgggggctcgcTCCGGCCTTTCACGCTGGGATTTCTGCGGGATCCGAGCTGGGGATTTCCGTGCCGGCATCGGCCACCCTCCAGCGTCCTGGTCCCTCTTTCCAGGTGAAGTCAATGTGGGCGGCATCGTGGCTGCAGTCGTGGTGCTGCTGATGGTGCTGGCGCTCGTGGCCTTCGGCATCTGGTTTGCCTACAGCCGCGGCTTCTTCAGTGAGTACCGTGCCAGCCGCCCGGAGCCGCTcgccccggtgccccccgcccctccctAAGCCccctgttctgttttatttcagagagaaaagagtAAGTGAAGCTGTaatgctgctgcctcccttccggctgcctcttcttcctctgccagcGGGGAGGGGTGGTCTCTCcctccaccagcccctgcccgcgggctgggaaggtgcctgcGGTGTCACCAGGTGCCCGGGGTGGGGACGAGGGGGACTCTGGGCAGTGTGACATCTTCCACCCTTGCCTTCCGCAGCACCGCCGGCAAGAAGGTGATTTACAGCCAGCCCTCGCACCGCAGCGAAGTGAGTACGGGGTGGGACGGGTGGGTGGTGACAGTGCCACCAGGCTGCGTCACCTCCCAGCAGGGTGTGCAAAGCTGGGTGCCCAAAGGGGGTGAACGGAGACCCCAGTGCCCCCATGGGTTGGCAGGTgccacccctgtccccagcatccTTTGTCCCTGTCCTGCTTGGAGCAAGCCAGGCTCCTTGGGGACTGTGacctccctggggacagtgGCACAGCCAGACAGCTGCTCCCCGCTTGTGGCCCTCATTGCACCCACCACCATTAATgtcccccttctccccacagGGAGAATTCAAGCAGACGTCCTCCTTCCTGGTGTGAGGCTCCCGCGCCACCAGCTCTTGTAAATGTTCCCCAATTACTGTAGCTACACCgtgatttttaactttttttgttgttgttgttttttaagtatCACCCAGTGCCTTTGCAGTCACTTCAGatgtttttgggggggggggggtcagtctcctgtcccctccccagcaggacccgggtcctggctgtgcccccgCAGAGGGACTGCTGCCCTTTGGGGATGTCACCGTGTCCCTGGGGGGGGTTCTCAGCCACGTCCTCGGAGGGGACAGGTTTGCAGTGGGGGCTGGTATAACCCTACACCCCCTGGCCGTTCCGGGGGGTGGGAGCACATCTCCCCCAGTGCCAACCCCAGCTGCCCAGTGGTCCCAGTTGCCGCCCAGTATGGGGGCGGGAGGGGGACCGGACCGAGCCCGTGGGTGACGGCTGCGGGTAGTTGCTGCTGGAAATAAACCTGTGTCTTTGTACCAAGCACCTGGTGCGCTTTGCTGGGGGGGAGCACAGGTTGGGGACGGCTCTggccccccccccacctgctgctgggggctgagggggacCCTGGGGTGACACAGAGCCCCCGCGGCGCTGgcgcaggcagcagagcccttcCCCACCATCAGCGTAACCTTTATTTAGTAACTGCGTCGCCTTTTCTCCCCCCAAATTGAGGATGAGACCCCGCAGCGCCGTGGCGACAGCGGGACTTCAGCGAGCGAGTCTTTCCGGGGGGGGCAACCTTCCTTCCCcgttatatatatatagattaGTggcactatatatatat
The sequence above is drawn from the Falco naumanni isolate bFalNau1 chromosome 20, bFalNau1.pat, whole genome shotgun sequence genome and encodes:
- the F11R gene encoding junctional adhesion molecule A, whose protein sequence is MAGAARRDGPGPRAPVLLVLGAAAVSLVGAQVTSETREVPEHKPADIPCSAYRFGLSNPRIEWKFQKGSSLVLFYYGGELTDSYKNRVQFSPNVIHFSTVTREDTGKYICEVVGSGNQIAKSEVNLIVQVPPAKPVAHVPTSATIGSKAVLRCTETDGSPPPTFRWYKDSMLMPPNPKTSPTFRNSSYTLDPATGELTFEPLSGFDTGDYYCEATNNVGSPQKSAVVHMEASEVNVGGIVAAVVVLLMVLALVAFGIWFAYSRGFFKRKDTAGKKVIYSQPSHRSEGEFKQTSSFLV